One genomic region from Cetobacterium sp. ZOR0034 encodes:
- a CDS encoding LacI family DNA-binding transcriptional regulator has product MFREGHIMLKQEDIAKLAGVSRATVSRVLNDDENVKAATREKILKIIEAYGYEKNYISSTLASKNEKIIYVFLLKSVVNHYSDELKKGLLEFQSENKGFGYKIEIVETSIDNPESQITELDWVLNNLSPAGIIITPLLKNEIMKRVLENERVKFLSLDNVLSESIPHVGANYYMGGQISGDIMRGVLRKKERVLVLKFPGDKVSVEEYYKGFTSSLQRESIRVVEAKKDILNSHNFLKKYLTEDIRGIFSNRYTLEIIKKNSELLHPENDYKIVGIAGNPEVNDYVRNEVIYASINEQFSTIGYTAGKIMFETLYKNRKSVEHQFIKPIVAFKSLVK; this is encoded by the coding sequence ATATTTAGGGAGGGACATATTATGCTAAAGCAAGAGGATATTGCAAAATTAGCTGGAGTGAGTCGAGCAACAGTTTCTAGAGTTTTAAATGACGATGAAAATGTTAAAGCTGCGACACGTGAAAAAATTTTAAAAATTATCGAAGCTTATGGGTATGAAAAAAACTATATCAGCAGTACCCTAGCTAGTAAAAATGAGAAAATCATCTACGTTTTTCTTTTAAAATCTGTGGTTAACCACTACAGTGACGAGCTGAAAAAGGGGCTTTTAGAGTTTCAAAGTGAAAATAAAGGGTTTGGTTATAAAATAGAGATTGTCGAAACCTCTATCGATAACCCTGAATCTCAAATCACTGAACTCGATTGGGTATTAAACAATCTTTCGCCTGCTGGGATTATAATCACCCCACTCTTAAAAAATGAGATTATGAAAAGAGTTCTAGAAAATGAACGTGTGAAGTTTCTCTCTTTAGACAACGTACTTTCAGAATCTATCCCACATGTTGGAGCGAACTACTACATGGGTGGTCAAATCAGTGGGGATATTATGAGGGGAGTTCTGAGAAAAAAAGAGAGAGTATTAGTACTTAAATTCCCTGGGGATAAGGTTTCAGTTGAAGAGTACTACAAAGGTTTTACATCTTCTCTTCAAAGAGAGAGCATAAGAGTTGTCGAAGCGAAAAAAGATATTTTAAACTCTCACAATTTTTTGAAAAAGTATCTGACTGAGGATATCAGGGGGATTTTCTCAAATAGATACACACTTGAAATTATAAAGAAAAATAGCGAGCTACTACATCCTGAAAATGACTACAAAATAGTTGGAATAGCTGGAAATCCTGAGGTGAACGACTACGTTAGAAATGAAGTTATATACGCTTCTATAAACGAGCAGTTCTCAACTATCGGTTACACAGCTGGAAAAATTATGTTTGAAACTCTATATAAAAATAGAAAATCTGTTGAGCATCAATTTATAAAACCGATTGTCGCTTTTAAATCCCTTGTAAAATAA
- a CDS encoding sodium:solute symporter, giving the protein MSWHWFNWVVLAFYFLAMVGIGVYFSKKNSSTEDYFTASGRIPSWVTACSIYATALSSISFIAIPASVFKGGAIMGMAPLGIILMVIWAAIVFVPFFRSINVTTAYEYLGKRFDNGFRWVGSLSFILFHLIRMAVVLYLPTLALKEALPGINPTLLLGAVSFLCVVYTSMGGIEAVVWSDAIQTIILLLGAFLIIVIGYNAAPDGLSMAFKTLTENGKTIPASAWKFSLTGTTFVGILFGGFFNAIYSYVGSQDIVQRYNTTKNDHEAKKSLYMNVPLLCISVLIFSGMGTALYLFFKFKAVLPANIDGNAILPYFVINYIPVGFSGVILAAIFAAAQSTVSSSLNSLSTCVTSDVVAPLRKNLTDKDKLNIAKAVSWGAGIISTILAIRFLQAGQGDMFLYFQAITGLLGGPIAGLFLVGIFSRRVDSRAAWVGFLISVLVAIYIGNPAGLVTKFVPGYTKPAVFELLIAFIIMASCVIPAWLASFFFGKAEDKKIAGLTYFTFRNKKASKESKESK; this is encoded by the coding sequence ATGAGTTGGCATTGGTTTAACTGGGTAGTATTGGCATTTTACTTTTTAGCAATGGTTGGAATTGGGGTATATTTTTCAAAGAAGAATAGTTCAACTGAGGATTATTTCACGGCAAGCGGAAGAATTCCATCGTGGGTAACAGCGTGTAGTATATATGCAACTGCACTTTCATCAATATCATTTATAGCTATACCAGCTTCGGTTTTCAAAGGTGGAGCCATTATGGGGATGGCACCATTAGGAATTATTTTAATGGTTATTTGGGCTGCGATTGTGTTTGTACCATTTTTCAGAAGTATAAACGTAACGACAGCATATGAATATTTAGGAAAAAGATTTGACAATGGATTTAGATGGGTAGGAAGTTTATCATTTATTCTGTTCCATCTTATAAGAATGGCTGTGGTACTTTACTTACCAACACTAGCTTTAAAAGAAGCTCTGCCAGGTATAAATCCAACTCTTTTACTAGGAGCGGTTTCATTCCTTTGTGTTGTTTACACATCTATGGGAGGAATTGAAGCTGTAGTTTGGTCGGATGCGATTCAAACTATCATCCTACTTTTAGGAGCATTTTTAATCATAGTTATTGGATATAACGCTGCACCAGATGGTCTTTCAATGGCATTTAAAACTCTTACTGAAAATGGAAAAACTATTCCAGCTTCAGCTTGGAAGTTCTCATTGACTGGAACAACTTTTGTGGGGATTTTATTCGGTGGATTCTTCAACGCTATCTACTCATATGTGGGATCACAAGATATCGTTCAAAGATATAACACAACTAAAAATGATCACGAAGCAAAGAAAAGTTTATATATGAACGTTCCACTTCTTTGTATCAGTGTGTTGATCTTCTCGGGAATGGGAACAGCACTTTACCTATTCTTCAAATTTAAAGCTGTATTACCTGCAAATATAGATGGAAACGCTATCCTTCCATATTTCGTAATTAACTATATACCTGTTGGATTCTCAGGGGTTATCTTAGCTGCAATCTTTGCTGCTGCTCAATCGACAGTTTCATCGAGCTTAAACTCACTATCGACTTGTGTGACTTCAGATGTAGTAGCTCCTTTAAGAAAAAATCTAACAGATAAGGATAAACTAAATATTGCAAAAGCTGTGAGCTGGGGAGCTGGAATCATAAGTACAATTCTAGCTATCAGATTCTTACAAGCTGGGCAAGGAGATATGTTCTTATACTTCCAAGCTATAACTGGACTATTAGGAGGACCGATAGCTGGTCTGTTCTTAGTTGGAATCTTCAGTAGAAGAGTTGATAGTAGAGCTGCTTGGGTAGGATTCTTAATATCGGTATTAGTGGCTATATATATTGGAAACCCAGCGGGATTAGTTACAAAATTTGTTCCGGGGTACACAAAGCCAGCTGTATTTGAGTTACTGATTGCCTTTATTATAATGGCATCTTGTGTTATACCAGCTTGGTTAGCTTCATTCTTCTTCGGAAAAGCTGAGGATAAAAAGATTGCTGGATTGACATACTTCACATTTAGAAACAAAAAAGCTTCAAAAGAGTCAAAAGAATCAAAATAA
- the tnpA gene encoding IS200/IS605 family transposase — translation MTVEFKKNRHSIYNLTYHLVVITKYRRKCINNEILEDLKEISKRLLSVKGGSVLEVNGEEDHLHILFECPPQVELAKLVNTFKTVSSRLIRKKHSDYLRAYYWKPVFWSNSYCILSTGGATIETIKWYIESQGTEN, via the coding sequence ATGACTGTAGAATTTAAAAAGAATAGACATTCTATATATAACTTAACATATCATTTAGTTGTAATTACAAAATATCGTAGAAAATGTATTAATAATGAAATTTTAGAAGATCTAAAAGAAATATCAAAAAGATTGTTAAGTGTTAAAGGTGGTAGTGTTTTGGAGGTGAATGGAGAAGAAGACCATTTACATATATTATTCGAATGTCCACCACAAGTGGAACTCGCTAAATTAGTAAATACATTTAAAACTGTTTCTTCGAGATTAATTAGAAAAAAACATTCTGATTATTTAAGAGCCTACTATTGGAAACCCGTATTTTGGAGTAATTCTTACTGCATACTTAGCACTGGTGGAGCAACAATTGAAACTATTAAGTGGTACATCGAATCACAAGGTACTGAAAACTAA